The following proteins are encoded in a genomic region of Haemorhous mexicanus isolate bHaeMex1 chromosome 11, bHaeMex1.pri, whole genome shotgun sequence:
- the TASOR gene encoding protein TASOR isoform X5: MVDQCQIRSICEKGLQVGHSKITILGSPSMGVYISRYADLLQPNPLESGATGDVIVFKIIKGKMKSVSDYIGMKAMESTVKNVLDPTPNHECHVSKNAVKVASLLAYRAYELTQYYFYEYGFDEIRQRPRHVCPFAVVSFTYKDDMAQGPKFVPPSRASTFHADRSTEKPNVTLWRGQLWNKGKLVCHVSLKSAARLFLPCKLPEKLEVEKVLSIDQLKKKISPALFLKETYQERIEVWKNGVYCSLYEVVEKSRSGSHLEGLLQKLEKEKLVLVKPLVDRGFLFLLSPWQMMSPYEHQTGRSRVLHALFLFPESRGVINSAQKSGPYGTQKNSTTVVLHEKKEIVPEFSKLVPSLHFALLRSCRHSGVAYNDVVEKYMHEYFRKLYNGPGRGREFTFREYSTQLDDKRFLFPAPKYKGPIGTCLQNYIFGSETYQLPVSRAKELLDRNRKPQRFSPISDYEATEDYSDFAKAKRRKRIYPRYEATAAKKKVPPSGERDTERIMDLINLIHCIKKNVGGDSDSEDPRIRSGLKRKLEKQSENLQKYLKMSDSSENICHWEGGRTLDSPHYVFPVNSEHGGHEGDFRQDVSDAAAEPEGLVRAVLEMLAAAGPWDPALAQSVAQTLALGTEEVEEDVRQKYEYESIPAQDRDGHELPNTAQADSVTFKDPQSPAVLETDVPCLPYPVDVSLQLPPNEAPLEHTLHLQEANAGSTIEDCNPCPSTPIEHGYLRQHPCSDTVGEVGMHWKLIPITGLKSPEEPLEYLPPTDALPNDPRVVNRQRNSDYQLPCSPFSDTQKGTAEDGHYTGQVEKLEDQYELTDQPFTAKHSISAVIETTLLEEYKLFARKIEEILQQKNIPYVSDMSTPVLSAQERIMRLSEHICLQASEISVQEYVESLIEKLDSVILASSCMKRTPPVYSSPEALAVVSSTAPDALAVCRDSSGTAPLQEPPCNHLGQEPHSREQPPASPALGKEKMSHGSAKPEDQTSSGGDLREPPEKTQKSPKNLNISTQPAFSDLISKLKPELFTGFVQIMENVRKNSVKFYIHEEEESVLCREIKEYLRKLGNTECHPEEFLKRRDNSDKLLIIIQNEDIANLIHKIPGLVTLKRFPCVSFAGVDSLNDVKNRTYHDLFVSGGFVVSDESVLNPESITTDKLKQFLTFLEDLNTPDGKWQWKVHCKIQKKLKELGRINANALNLLTLLNTYQKKNLVEILSYHNCDSQTRNAPELECLIRLQAQNIQQRHVVFLTEKNLKTLSSYVDSGIVVAAVDDFMHNFESLVGFHNSVTEQNNLASCSDGQRQSVLVEKDEKDEEDMSLDSGDELSEIEICSGASKYDTHVEALQTEAKGPHGVDAKDSCLSVTELPPEAQTGLGEKIYKTDLEKKRPITPGTTTCSAEGEKHNAVEQTPFSNFQVYSRQLNMFHQFSHFHVLTHQTFLGTTYPISPANQNQEGSNYFLSAYNQSMDTEKSLSPGGWDSCCDSSRPYSEQK; this comes from the exons ATGGTGGATCAGTGCCAG ATCCGGAGCATATGTGAAAAGGGGCTGCAGGTTGGCCACTCCAAAATCACAATTCTCGGCAGCCCTTCCATGG GTGTATATATCTCCAGGTATGCTGATTTATTGCAGCCTAATCCTCTAGAATCTGGAGCAACTGGAGATgtgattgtttttaaaataataaag ggaaaaatgaaaagtgtATCTGACTACATTGGTATGAAAGCAATGGAATCAACTGTCAAGAATGTGTTggatcccaccccaaaccacgAGTGTCATGTTTCAAAGAATGCAGTTAAAGTCGCCTCCTTGCTGGCTTACCGAGCCTACGAACTCACTCAG TACTACTTTTATGAATACGGCTTTGATGAGATCAGGCAAAGACCAAGACATGTTTGTCcttttgctgttgtttcatTTACTTACAAAGATGACATGGCACAAGGACCAAAATTTGTGCCCCCATCAAG AGCAAGCACCTTCCACGCAGATAGAAGTACAG AGAAACCTAACGTTACATTGTGGAGGGGACAGCTTTGGAATAAAGGCAAACTTGTGTGCCACGTTTCCCTAAAATCAGCAGCACGACTTTTCCTTCCATGCAAGCT TCCTGAGAAGCTTGAGGTTGAAAAAGTTCTAAGCATTGAtcaattgaagaaaaaaatttcaccagCATTGTTCCTGAAAGAAACTTACCAAGAAAGAATAGAAG TGTGGAAGAATGGCGTGTACTGTAGCCTGTATGAAGTTGTGGAGAAGTCCCGTTCTGGGAGTCACTTAGAGGGTTTACTTCAAAAACTAGAGAAAGAGAAACTT GTCCTTGTGAAACCACTTGTGGACagaggatttctttttcttctttctccttggCAAATGATGTCCCCTTATG AGCACCAGACTGGGCGGTCCCGTGTGCTTCATGCATTGTTTCTGTTTCCAGAGTCTAGAGGTGTCATTAACTCAG CACAAAAAAGTGGTCCATATGGAACACAGAAAAATTCAACTACCGTGGTTTTGCAcgagaaaaaggaaattgttcCAGAATTCAGCAAGTTGGTTCCATCTCTGCATTTTGCTTTGCTGCGGTCCTGTAGACACAGCGGTGTAGCTTACAATGATGTTGTGGAAAAGTACATGCATGAGTACTTTAGAAAACTCTACAATGGCCCTGGAAGAGGTAGAGAATTTACATTTCGTGAGTACTCAACACAGCTGGATGACAAAAGATTTCTGTTCCCTGCCCCAAAATACAAAGGTCCCATTGGCACATGCTTGCAGAACTATATTTTCGGTTCTGAGACCTATCAGCTGCCCGTTTCCAGAGCTAAGGAGCTGCTGGATAGGAATCGGAAGCCTCAGCGCTTCAGCCCCATCTCCGATTATGAAGCTACAGAAGACTACTCTGACTTTGCCAAGGCAAAACGCAGGAAAAGAATCTATCCCAGATATGAAGCCActgctgccaaaaaaaaagtgcctCCTTCTGGAGAACGTGATACTGAAAGAATCATGGATCTTATTAACTTGATCCACtgtataaagaaaaatgttggtGGAGATTCTGATTCTGAAGACCCCAGAATTAGGAGTGGTCTGAAAAGAAAGCTGGAAAAACAATCTGAAAATTTGCAGAAATACCTAAAAATGAGTGACTCTTCAGAGAATATTTGTCACTGGGAAG GCGGCAGAACCTTGGATTCACCACACTATGTGTTCCCAGTGAATTCTGAGCACGGTGGCCACGAGGGTGACTTCAGGCAGGATGTGTCGGACGCTGCAGCCGAGCCGGAGGGGCTGGTCAGAGCGGTGCTGGAGATGCTGGCTGCTGCCGGCCCCTGGGACCCCGCGCTGGCACAGTCTGTCGCTCAGACCTTAGCCTTGGGCACTGAGGAAGTTGAAGAGGATGTGAGACAAAAGTATGAGTATGAATCCATTCCAGCTCAGGACAGAGACGGTCATGAGCTTCCTAACACTGCTCAGGCTGACAGCGTCACCTTCAAGGACCCGCAGAGCCCGGCCGTGCTGGAAACTGACGTGCCGTGCTTGCCCTACCCCGTGGATGTCAgtctgcagctcccacccaACGAAGCCCCCCTTGAGCACACACTACATTTACAG GAAGCAAACGCTGGGAGTACCATTGAAGACTGCAATCCCTGTCCTAGTACACCTATAGAACATGGCTATCTCAGGCAGCATCCCTGCTCAGATACTGTAGGGGAAGTTGGAATGCACTGGAAACTTATCCCAATTACAG GTCTGAAATCACCAGAAGAGCCACTGGAATATTTGCCACCAACGGATGCACTTCCTAATGACCCCCGGGTAGTAAATAGACAGAGAAATTCTGATTATCAATTGCCATGCTCTCCATTTTCAGACACACAGAAGGGGACAGCAGAAGATGGACATTACACAGGACAAGTGGAGAAACTTGAAGACCAGTATGAGCTAACAGATCAACCTTTTACAGCTAAGCATTCCATTAGTGCAGTAATAGAGACAACACTGTTAGAAGAATATAAGCTCTTTGCAAGAAAGATTGAAGAAATTCTGCAGCAAAAAAACATTCCTTATGTCAGTGACATGTCCACACCAGTCCTTTCTGCCCAGGAGAGGATAATGAGACTTTCTGAACACATCTGTTTGCAGGCATCAGAGATTTCTGTCCAAGAATACGTAGAGAGCCTGATTGAGAAGCTGGACAGTGTCATTTTGGCTTCTTCATGCATGAAACGGACTCCCCCGGTTTATTCCAGTCCTGAAGCCCTGGCGGtggtgagcagcactgccccCGACGCGCTGGCCgtgtgcagggacagcagcgGCACAGCGCCGCTCCAGGAGCCGCCCTGCAATCACCTGGGGCAAGAGCCGCACTCCCGGGAGCAGCCTCCAGCAAGCCCAGCCCTagggaaggagaaaatgagTCATGGGAGTGCTAAACCAGAGGATCAGACTTCTTCTGGTGGTGATCTCAGGGAACCACCAGAAAAGACTCAGAAGTCCCCTAAGAACTTAAACATTTCAACTCAACCAGCTTTTTCTGATTTGATAAGCAAGTTAAAACCTGAATTATTTACTGGTTTTGTCCAAATAATGGAAAATGTACGGAAAAACAGTGTCAAATTTTATATtcatgaagaggaagaaagtgtTCTCTGCAGAGAAATCAAG GAATATCTTAGAAAGTTAGGGAACACAGAGTGCCATCCAGAGGAGTTCCTTAAAAGAAGAGATAATTCGGATAAACTGTTGATCATTATCCAAAATGAAGACATTGCCAATCTCATCCATAAG ATCCCTGGCCTGGTGACTCTGAAGAGGTTCCCCTGTGTCAGCTTTGCAGGGGTCGATAGTTTGAACGATGTGAAAAATCGCACTTACCACGACCTGTTTGTGTCTGGGGGTTTTGTTGTGTCAGATGAATCTGTCCTTAACCCAGAGTCCATCACTACAG ATAAACTAAAACAGTTCCTAACATTTCTGGAGGATCTCAATACCCCAGATGGGAAATGGCAATGGAAAGTCCActgcaaaatacaaaaaaaactgaaagagcTGGGGAG GATAAATGCCAATGCCCTGAACCTGCTCACCCTTCTGAACACCTATCAAAAGAAGAACTTGGTTGAGATTCTGTCTTACCATAACTGTGATTCTCAAACTCGAAATGCTCCAGAACTTGAGTGTCTCATCAGGCTTCAAGCTCAAAACATACAACAGAGACATGTTGTCTTCCTAACAG AAAAGAATCTCAAGACGCTCTCGAGTTACGTTGACAGTGGCATAGTGGTTGCTGCTGTTGACGACTTTATGCATAACTTTGAAAGTCTTGTTGGGTTTCACAACTCTGTTACTGAGCAGAACAACCTTGCTTCCTGCAGTGATGGCCAAAGACAATCAG TTCTTGTAGAAAAGGATGAGAAGGATGAGGAGGACATGTCTCTGGATTCAGGGGATGAATTGTCAGAAATAGAAATCTGCAGTGGTGCCTCTAAGTATGATACTCATGTGGAAGCTTTGCAGACAGAGGCCAAGGGCCCACATGGAGTAGATGCTAAAGACAGCTGCTTATCAGTTACAGAGTTACCTCCTGAAGCACAAACTGGCCTTGGGGAAAAGATTTACAAAACTGACTTGGAAAAGAAGCGGCCAATTACTCCAGGTACTACAACATGCtctgctgaaggagaaaaacacaATGCAGTTGAACAAACTCCTTTCAGTAACTTCCAGGTTTATAGCAGACAATTAAACATGTTCCATCAATTCAGCCACTTTCATGTCCTCACTCATCAGACTTTTCTGGGAACAACATACCCAATTTCTCCTGCAAATCAAAACCAAGAAGGCAGCAATTATTTTCTATCTGCCTACAATCAGAGCATGGATACAGAAAAGTCATTATCACCTGGTGGCTGGGATAGCTGCTGTGATTCTTCCAGGCCATATTCAGAACAGAAATGA
- the TASOR gene encoding protein TASOR isoform X1, with amino-acid sequence MADAVIRSGGEMEPEQHQRMEKTSAGVLGLESNRAGAAEDTTQNGGRSESGSSGEALLVAALAAEDKVPTNLSISSSSQRRSSISTANEQQQQQPPSGVLGGPPPLPKPSEDQQPVRRNFQIPRKSREKKALFQPVSPGSREFEEIINILHCSYLDQSSVSNFKYKRASLVHSELLEKEFTEKRRELKRDGRLDKELSESYAFLMVDQCQIRSICEKGLQVGHSKITILGSPSMGVYISRYADLLQPNPLESGATGDVIVFKIIKGKMKSVSDYIGMKAMESTVKNVLDPTPNHECHVSKNAVKVASLLAYRAYELTQYYFYEYGFDEIRQRPRHVCPFAVVSFTYKDDMAQGPKFVPPSRASTFHADRSTEKPNVTLWRGQLWNKGKLVCHVSLKSAARLFLPCKLPEKLEVEKVLSIDQLKKKISPALFLKETYQERIEVWKNGVYCSLYEVVEKSRSGSHLEGLLQKLEKEKLVLVKPLVDRGFLFLLSPWQMMSPYEHQTGRSRVLHALFLFPESRGVINSAQKSGPYGTQKNSTTVVLHEKKEIVPEFSKLVPSLHFALLRSCRHSGVAYNDVVEKYMHEYFRKLYNGPGRGREFTFREYSTQLDDKRFLFPAPKYKGPIGTCLQNYIFGSETYQLPVSRAKELLDRNRKPQRFSPISDYEATEDYSDFAKAKRRKRIYPRYEATAAKKKVPPSGERDTERIMDLINLIHCIKKNVGGDSDSEDPRIRSGLKRKLEKQSENLQKYLKMSDSSENICHWEGGRTLDSPHYVFPVNSEHGGHEGDFRQDVSDAAAEPEGLVRAVLEMLAAAGPWDPALAQSVAQTLALGTEEVEEDVRQKYEYESIPAQDRDGHELPNTAQADSVTFKDPQSPAVLETDVPCLPYPVDVSLQLPPNEAPLEHTLHLQEANAGSTIEDCNPCPSTPIEHGYLRQHPCSDTVGEVGMHWKLIPITGLKSPEEPLEYLPPTDALPNDPRVVNRQRNSDYQLPCSPFSDTQKGTAEDGHYTGQVEKLEDQYELTDQPFTAKHSISAVIETTLLEEYKLFARKIEEILQQKNIPYVSDMSTPVLSAQERIMRLSEHICLQASEISVQEYVESLIEKLDSVILASSCMKRTPPVYSSPEALAVVSSTAPDALAVCRDSSGTAPLQEPPCNHLGQEPHSREQPPASPALGKEKMSHGSAKPEDQTSSGGDLREPPEKTQKSPKNLNISTQPAFSDLISKLKPELFTGFVQIMENVRKNSVKFYIHEEEESVLCREIKEYLRKLGNTECHPEEFLKRRDNSDKLLIIIQNEDIANLIHKIPGLVTLKRFPCVSFAGVDSLNDVKNRTYHDLFVSGGFVVSDESVLNPESITTDKLKQFLTFLEDLNTPDGKWQWKVHCKIQKKLKELGRINANALNLLTLLNTYQKKNLVEILSYHNCDSQTRNAPELECLIRLQAQNIQQRHVVFLTEKNLKTLSSYVDSGIVVAAVDDFMHNFESLVGFHNSVTEQNNLASCSDGQRQSVLVEKDEKDEEDMSLDSGDELSEIEICSGASKYDTHVEALQTEAKGPHGVDAKDSCLSVTELPPEAQTGLGEKIYKTDLEKKRPITPGTTTCSAEGEKHNAVEQTPFSNFQVYSRQLNMFHQFSHFHVLTHQTFLGTTYPISPANQNQEGSNYFLSAYNQSMDTEKSLSPGGWDSCCDSSRPYSEQK; translated from the exons ATGGCGGATGCCGTGATCCGCAGTGGCGGCGAGATGGAGCCGGAGCAGCATCAGCGGATGGAGAAGACCAGCGCGGGCGTCCTCGGACTGGAGAGTAACAGAGCAGGAGCCGCTGAGGACACCACACAAAATGGCGGACGCTCTGAGAGCGGTAGCTCTGGGGAGGCgctgctggtggctgctctTGCTGCAGAAGACAAGGTCCCCACAAACCTCAGCATCAGTAGCAGCAGCCAGCGCAGGAGCAGCATCTCGACGGCaaatgaacagcagcagcagcagccgcccaGCGGTGTGCTCGGGGGGCCGCCCCCTCTCCCTAAGCCCTCAGAAGACCAGCAGCCTGTTAGGAGGAACTTTCAGATCCCcaggaagagcagagaaaagaaag cactctttCAACCAGTATCTCCAGGGTCTCGAGAATTTGAGGAGATTATCAACATTCTGCATTGTTCCTACTTGGATCAGAGTTCAGTGTCCAATTTTAAATACAAGAGAGCCAGCTTAGTTCATAGTGAACTGTTGGAAAAGGAA TTCACAGAGAAACGCAGAGAGCTGAAGCGGGACGGGCGCCTGGACAAGGAGCTCTCGGAGAGTTATGCCTTCCTCATGGTGGATCAGTGCCAG ATCCGGAGCATATGTGAAAAGGGGCTGCAGGTTGGCCACTCCAAAATCACAATTCTCGGCAGCCCTTCCATGG GTGTATATATCTCCAGGTATGCTGATTTATTGCAGCCTAATCCTCTAGAATCTGGAGCAACTGGAGATgtgattgtttttaaaataataaag ggaaaaatgaaaagtgtATCTGACTACATTGGTATGAAAGCAATGGAATCAACTGTCAAGAATGTGTTggatcccaccccaaaccacgAGTGTCATGTTTCAAAGAATGCAGTTAAAGTCGCCTCCTTGCTGGCTTACCGAGCCTACGAACTCACTCAG TACTACTTTTATGAATACGGCTTTGATGAGATCAGGCAAAGACCAAGACATGTTTGTCcttttgctgttgtttcatTTACTTACAAAGATGACATGGCACAAGGACCAAAATTTGTGCCCCCATCAAG AGCAAGCACCTTCCACGCAGATAGAAGTACAG AGAAACCTAACGTTACATTGTGGAGGGGACAGCTTTGGAATAAAGGCAAACTTGTGTGCCACGTTTCCCTAAAATCAGCAGCACGACTTTTCCTTCCATGCAAGCT TCCTGAGAAGCTTGAGGTTGAAAAAGTTCTAAGCATTGAtcaattgaagaaaaaaatttcaccagCATTGTTCCTGAAAGAAACTTACCAAGAAAGAATAGAAG TGTGGAAGAATGGCGTGTACTGTAGCCTGTATGAAGTTGTGGAGAAGTCCCGTTCTGGGAGTCACTTAGAGGGTTTACTTCAAAAACTAGAGAAAGAGAAACTT GTCCTTGTGAAACCACTTGTGGACagaggatttctttttcttctttctccttggCAAATGATGTCCCCTTATG AGCACCAGACTGGGCGGTCCCGTGTGCTTCATGCATTGTTTCTGTTTCCAGAGTCTAGAGGTGTCATTAACTCAG CACAAAAAAGTGGTCCATATGGAACACAGAAAAATTCAACTACCGTGGTTTTGCAcgagaaaaaggaaattgttcCAGAATTCAGCAAGTTGGTTCCATCTCTGCATTTTGCTTTGCTGCGGTCCTGTAGACACAGCGGTGTAGCTTACAATGATGTTGTGGAAAAGTACATGCATGAGTACTTTAGAAAACTCTACAATGGCCCTGGAAGAGGTAGAGAATTTACATTTCGTGAGTACTCAACACAGCTGGATGACAAAAGATTTCTGTTCCCTGCCCCAAAATACAAAGGTCCCATTGGCACATGCTTGCAGAACTATATTTTCGGTTCTGAGACCTATCAGCTGCCCGTTTCCAGAGCTAAGGAGCTGCTGGATAGGAATCGGAAGCCTCAGCGCTTCAGCCCCATCTCCGATTATGAAGCTACAGAAGACTACTCTGACTTTGCCAAGGCAAAACGCAGGAAAAGAATCTATCCCAGATATGAAGCCActgctgccaaaaaaaaagtgcctCCTTCTGGAGAACGTGATACTGAAAGAATCATGGATCTTATTAACTTGATCCACtgtataaagaaaaatgttggtGGAGATTCTGATTCTGAAGACCCCAGAATTAGGAGTGGTCTGAAAAGAAAGCTGGAAAAACAATCTGAAAATTTGCAGAAATACCTAAAAATGAGTGACTCTTCAGAGAATATTTGTCACTGGGAAG GCGGCAGAACCTTGGATTCACCACACTATGTGTTCCCAGTGAATTCTGAGCACGGTGGCCACGAGGGTGACTTCAGGCAGGATGTGTCGGACGCTGCAGCCGAGCCGGAGGGGCTGGTCAGAGCGGTGCTGGAGATGCTGGCTGCTGCCGGCCCCTGGGACCCCGCGCTGGCACAGTCTGTCGCTCAGACCTTAGCCTTGGGCACTGAGGAAGTTGAAGAGGATGTGAGACAAAAGTATGAGTATGAATCCATTCCAGCTCAGGACAGAGACGGTCATGAGCTTCCTAACACTGCTCAGGCTGACAGCGTCACCTTCAAGGACCCGCAGAGCCCGGCCGTGCTGGAAACTGACGTGCCGTGCTTGCCCTACCCCGTGGATGTCAgtctgcagctcccacccaACGAAGCCCCCCTTGAGCACACACTACATTTACAG GAAGCAAACGCTGGGAGTACCATTGAAGACTGCAATCCCTGTCCTAGTACACCTATAGAACATGGCTATCTCAGGCAGCATCCCTGCTCAGATACTGTAGGGGAAGTTGGAATGCACTGGAAACTTATCCCAATTACAG GTCTGAAATCACCAGAAGAGCCACTGGAATATTTGCCACCAACGGATGCACTTCCTAATGACCCCCGGGTAGTAAATAGACAGAGAAATTCTGATTATCAATTGCCATGCTCTCCATTTTCAGACACACAGAAGGGGACAGCAGAAGATGGACATTACACAGGACAAGTGGAGAAACTTGAAGACCAGTATGAGCTAACAGATCAACCTTTTACAGCTAAGCATTCCATTAGTGCAGTAATAGAGACAACACTGTTAGAAGAATATAAGCTCTTTGCAAGAAAGATTGAAGAAATTCTGCAGCAAAAAAACATTCCTTATGTCAGTGACATGTCCACACCAGTCCTTTCTGCCCAGGAGAGGATAATGAGACTTTCTGAACACATCTGTTTGCAGGCATCAGAGATTTCTGTCCAAGAATACGTAGAGAGCCTGATTGAGAAGCTGGACAGTGTCATTTTGGCTTCTTCATGCATGAAACGGACTCCCCCGGTTTATTCCAGTCCTGAAGCCCTGGCGGtggtgagcagcactgccccCGACGCGCTGGCCgtgtgcagggacagcagcgGCACAGCGCCGCTCCAGGAGCCGCCCTGCAATCACCTGGGGCAAGAGCCGCACTCCCGGGAGCAGCCTCCAGCAAGCCCAGCCCTagggaaggagaaaatgagTCATGGGAGTGCTAAACCAGAGGATCAGACTTCTTCTGGTGGTGATCTCAGGGAACCACCAGAAAAGACTCAGAAGTCCCCTAAGAACTTAAACATTTCAACTCAACCAGCTTTTTCTGATTTGATAAGCAAGTTAAAACCTGAATTATTTACTGGTTTTGTCCAAATAATGGAAAATGTACGGAAAAACAGTGTCAAATTTTATATtcatgaagaggaagaaagtgtTCTCTGCAGAGAAATCAAG GAATATCTTAGAAAGTTAGGGAACACAGAGTGCCATCCAGAGGAGTTCCTTAAAAGAAGAGATAATTCGGATAAACTGTTGATCATTATCCAAAATGAAGACATTGCCAATCTCATCCATAAG ATCCCTGGCCTGGTGACTCTGAAGAGGTTCCCCTGTGTCAGCTTTGCAGGGGTCGATAGTTTGAACGATGTGAAAAATCGCACTTACCACGACCTGTTTGTGTCTGGGGGTTTTGTTGTGTCAGATGAATCTGTCCTTAACCCAGAGTCCATCACTACAG ATAAACTAAAACAGTTCCTAACATTTCTGGAGGATCTCAATACCCCAGATGGGAAATGGCAATGGAAAGTCCActgcaaaatacaaaaaaaactgaaagagcTGGGGAG GATAAATGCCAATGCCCTGAACCTGCTCACCCTTCTGAACACCTATCAAAAGAAGAACTTGGTTGAGATTCTGTCTTACCATAACTGTGATTCTCAAACTCGAAATGCTCCAGAACTTGAGTGTCTCATCAGGCTTCAAGCTCAAAACATACAACAGAGACATGTTGTCTTCCTAACAG AAAAGAATCTCAAGACGCTCTCGAGTTACGTTGACAGTGGCATAGTGGTTGCTGCTGTTGACGACTTTATGCATAACTTTGAAAGTCTTGTTGGGTTTCACAACTCTGTTACTGAGCAGAACAACCTTGCTTCCTGCAGTGATGGCCAAAGACAATCAG TTCTTGTAGAAAAGGATGAGAAGGATGAGGAGGACATGTCTCTGGATTCAGGGGATGAATTGTCAGAAATAGAAATCTGCAGTGGTGCCTCTAAGTATGATACTCATGTGGAAGCTTTGCAGACAGAGGCCAAGGGCCCACATGGAGTAGATGCTAAAGACAGCTGCTTATCAGTTACAGAGTTACCTCCTGAAGCACAAACTGGCCTTGGGGAAAAGATTTACAAAACTGACTTGGAAAAGAAGCGGCCAATTACTCCAGGTACTACAACATGCtctgctgaaggagaaaaacacaATGCAGTTGAACAAACTCCTTTCAGTAACTTCCAGGTTTATAGCAGACAATTAAACATGTTCCATCAATTCAGCCACTTTCATGTCCTCACTCATCAGACTTTTCTGGGAACAACATACCCAATTTCTCCTGCAAATCAAAACCAAGAAGGCAGCAATTATTTTCTATCTGCCTACAATCAGAGCATGGATACAGAAAAGTCATTATCACCTGGTGGCTGGGATAGCTGCTGTGATTCTTCCAGGCCATATTCAGAACAGAAATGA